From one Thunnus maccoyii chromosome 6, fThuMac1.1, whole genome shotgun sequence genomic stretch:
- the ncam1b gene encoding neural cell adhesion molecule 1b isoform X4: protein MVQSRDIFLALLLVGCTVSLEVQITPSHGEISLGESKFFMCEVVGVAKHIDWFGPSGDKIEPNRPDITVTRNDESSSTLTLYKAGTENEGTYKCVATSGDQQGESTVKVKIFQKITFTNAPSPQEFTEGDNANIVCDVVSSPPPTVLWKYKGARIQMEKDVRFKVLSDNHLQIRGIKKTDEGAYTCEGRLMARGEIDLRVIKVVVNVLPTIRVWQSEVNATADVGQAAMLTCAVDGYPEPMVTWTRNQMVLEAGEKYSFNEDGSEMSIMDVTKLDEGEYTCIAKNKAGESDQELSLRVFVKPKITYIVNQSTSEMEEQVTLTCEASGDPTPTINWSYDGRVFTEGEQASWTRPEQHKSQDGNVVVRSDARVSSLTLKDVKYTDAGQYLCSARSAIGEDEQLANLEVRYAPKIHGAVAVYTWEGNAVNISCEVKAHPSEVSIVWLRDGLELPNSNTTNIKIFRTPLSSYLQITPESENDFGSFNCTASNEMGTESKEFLLIQAEVPSSPSVSEVKPFSTTAQMQFEEPESTGGVPILKYKAEWRIHGRGSWMHRVFEVQDGSISEVTITGLKPDTSYEVKMSAINGKGEGESSPAELFKTEPVRNPNPPKLQGALQPKGNSLKVSWIKQDDGGSPILHYLVRYKPIQAADWKPEIRLPSGSDYVVLSGLEWDTEYNVFVVAENQKGKSPPATMSFRTSTEPAAIPDLGEEAALSMGIMLWAGILVVVFVLLLLAVDVTCYFVNKCGLIMCLCGKSGTGTKGHNIEEGKTIFMNDESKEPIVEVRTIDECTANHNAAGPTEPSETTPLTDPEGIFSDEKGKLEEAGLSNALMEIAAERNSVIQTNTNESKA from the exons TTTCACTGGAAGTGCAGATCACACCCAGCCACGGTGAAATTAGTCTTGGAGAGTCCAAATTCTTCATGTGTGAAG TTGTAGGCGTTGCAAAGCACATAGACTGGTTTGGACCAAGCGGGGACAAGATTGAACCTAACAGACCAGACATAACAGTAACCCGTAATGATGAGTCATCTTCCACCCTCACGCTGTATAAAGCTGGGACTGAAAATGAAGGGACATACAAGTGTGTCGCTACCTCTGGAGACCAGCAAGGGGAGTCAACtgtcaaagtgaaaatattCC AAAAAATCACCTTCACGAATGCACCTTCACCACAAGAGTTTACTGAAGGAGACAATGCGAACATTGTCTGTGACGTTGTCAGTTCACCTCCACCCACAGTCCTCTGGAAATACAAAGGAGCAAGAATACAGATGGAAAAAGATG TTCGGTTTAAGGTGCTGAGCGACAATCACCTTCAAATCCGTGGCATAAAGAAGACAGATGAGGGCGCGTACACCTGCGAGGGTCGCCTCATGGCTCGCGGCGAGATTGATCTGCGGGTCATCAAGGTCGTTGTGAACG tgctCCCTACCATCAGGGTATGGCAGTCAGAGGTGAATGCCACAGCAGATGTCGGGCAGGCTGCCATGTTGACTTGTGCCGTTGATGGCTATCCTGAACCCATGGTGACCTGGACAAG gaACCAAATGGTTCTTGAGGCAGGAGAGAAGTACAGCTTTAATGAAGATGGCTCAGAGATGTCAATAATGGATGTTACCAAGCTGGATGAAGGAGAATACACCTGCATTGCCAAGAACAAGGCCGGGGAAAGCGATCAGGAACTCAGTCTGAGAGTATTTG tcAAGCCTAAGATCACATACATTGTAAACCAAAGCACTTCAGAGATGGAGGAGCAGGTAACTCTGACTTGTGAGGCTTCAGGAGATCCAACTCCCACCATCAACTGGAGCTACGATGGGCGTGTCTTCACCGAAGGAGAGCAG GCGTCATGGACTCGTCCCGAGCAACACAAG AGTCAGGATGGAAATGTGGTGGTGAGGAGTGATGCTCGTGTGTCCTCCCTCACCCTGAAGGATGTGAAGTATACAGACGCTGGCCAGTACCTCTGCTCAGCACGCAGTGCCATCGGAGAGGATGAGCAGCTGGCGAACCTGGAAGTCCGCT aTGCCCCTAAGATCCACGGTGCAGTGGCAGTGTATACCTGGGAAGGAAACGCTGTCAATATCAGCTGTGAGGTCAAGGCTCATCCCAGTGAAGTATCTATTGTGTGGCTGAGAGACGGACTGGAGCTACCCAACTCAAATACCACGAATATTAAGATCTTCAGAACTCCGTTATCCAGCTACCTGCAG ATAACCCCTGAGTCTGAAAATGACTTTGGGAGCTTTAACTGCACTGCTTCAAACGAGATGGGCACAGAGTCCAAGGAGTTCCTCCTCATTCAGGCCG AGGTGCCGTCATCTCCATCCGTCAGTGAGGTGAAACCTTTCTCAACCACAGCACAGATGCAGTTTGAGGAGCCCGAATCCACTGGAGGTGTCCCTATCCTCAAATACAAAGCTGAGTGGAGGATACACGGCCGGGGCAGCTGGATGCATAGAGTCTTTGAGGTCCAAGATG GCTCCATCAGTGAGGTGACTATCACCGGCCTGAAGCCAGACACCAGCTACGAAGTGAAGATGTCAGCCATCAACGGAAAGGGCGAAGGTGAAAGCAGCCCCGCTGAGTTATTCAAGACCGAGCCTGTCC GAAATCCCAATCCTCCTAAGCTTCAAGGAGCACTTCAACCCAAAGGCAACTCCCTCAAAGTCAGCTGGATCAAGCAGGATGACGGCGGCTCACCCATCTTACATTATCTTGTCCGTTATAAACCA ATACAGGCGGCAGACTGGAAACCAGAAATCCGGCTGCCCAGCGGCAGCGACTATGTGGTTCTGAGCGGGTTGGAGTGGGACACAGAGTACAATGTCTTCGTGGTGGCCGAGAACCAGAAGGGCAAGTCCCCGCCAGCCACCATGTCCTTCAGGACGTCCACAGAGCCGGCAGCCATCCCAG ATCTGGGTGAAGAAGCGGCGCTCTCCATGGGCATCATGCTCTGGGCGGGAATCCTTGTTGTAGTGTTTGTACTCTTGCTGCTGGCTGTGGATGTCACTTGTTACTTTGTGAACAAATGTGGCCTCATCATGTGCCTCTGTGGGAAATCAGGCACCGGGACCAAAGGACACAACATTGAGGAGGGCAAGACCATCTTCAT GAACGATGAGTCCAAAGAGCCGATAGTAGAAGTCAGAACAATAGACGAGTGCACGGCCAATCATAACGCGGCAGGACCGACAGAGCCGAGTGAAACCACACCTCTCACAGACCCAGA